TCAGTTCACTTCCCCATTACCAGTTATGAAACAGCCTATTTTTCCATTTCCTACCAAGCTCTGACTTTTCTCAAATGTTTGCGTATCGGTCAAACTGATGAAACAACTGGTATCTTACTATTTTAGTATGTGTTTATTTATGAATGAGGTTAAATATCTCATTTAAAGTTAGACAGAGACTTTAACAGGCAGTTAAAGTAGATAGaaagtttctaaattttctgatattttcactCTTTCTTGTTCTCCTTTACTTAAGATTTACAACTCATCACTTTCATTCTGGTTGccttttttaaatgtctcacaTTCTTTCCTCCCTTAGGAAATAATCTCTCTTAGAATCTCCTTAACAGCACCCATAATTGTGTCACTTTTTCTAGCATTCATGGTGAGTGCCATGATCTGGCATCCTCTACTCCTATAGTTCTTGCCTTCTTATAGGTAATTCACCTTATCTACCCAATTTACAGATACGAGAAATTTACATCTCTAGGCcttaaaaatgcatattaataTTGAAAGAACTTGTTAACATGGTCATATAAATGTTATTAGTATATtgagggctaggcatggtggctcatgcctgtaataccagtactttgggaggctgaggtgggaggatcacttgagcccaggagctggagaccagtctaggaaacagtgagaccccatctctacaaaaaatacaaaaattagccaagtgtggtggtatgtgcctgtagtgccagctacttgggaggctgaggctgaggtgggaggattgcttgaactcaggaattgcaggcaggttgtagtgagctgtgatcatgccctgcactccagcctgggtgacagagcaagatcctgtctcaaaaataaataaattaattaattaattaatatgtatATCAAGGATGCCCAAGTTATGAAATCCACTGTCACTTAACTATTTCACGTACTTTACAGAAAGTCTTTAGCTTACAGTCATATCTGAGATATGGCTATAAaacaatacttaaaaataaaacaaaggtatCCATTCAAGTAAGTAAATGAGTTCTTATTCTGTGCAATGTACTTTCTGGTGACAAAATTTATGATAGAGGAATATGAGTTGCTTTGTGACTGAAGTTGTCTCCAAAGGCGTATATTAGCCCATGTCTAGTTTTCTGACAACATATGAATTGCTCGTGATTTTGCTAACATCAATGCTTTTTGTCCTAAATCAAAGTTTCTCCTTACTCTACTCTTTCAGGTAGCATGAGAGTCGTCACAGCCGACAGAGGCAATGGATGAAGCCAATCATTCTGTGGTCTCTGAGTTTGTGTTCCTGGGACTCTCCAATTCATGGAAGAtccagctcctcctcttcctcttttcttcagtGTTCTATGTGTCAAGTCTAATGGGAAACCTCCTGATTGTGCTAACTGTGACCTCTGACCCTCATTTACAGTCCCCTGTGTACTTCCTGCTGGCCAACCTTTCCATCATTGATTTGGTATTTTGCTCCTCCACAGCTCCCAAGATGATTTATGACCTTTTCAGGAAGCACAAAACCATCTCTTTTGGGGGCTGTGTGGCTCAGATCTTCTTTATCCATGCAGTTGGGGGCACTGAGATGGTGCTGCTTATAGTCATGGCCTTTGACCGATATGTGGCCATATGTAAGCCTCTCCACTACCTGACCATCATGAGCCCACAAAGGTGCATTTTGTTTTTAGTCATCTCCTGGATTATAGGTATTATTCACTCAGTGATTCAGTTGGCTT
The Theropithecus gelada isolate Dixy chromosome 7b, Tgel_1.0, whole genome shotgun sequence DNA segment above includes these coding regions:
- the LOC112629219 gene encoding olfactory receptor 4F6 → MDEANHSVVSEFVFLGLSNSWKIQLLLFLFSSVFYVSSLMGNLLIVLTVTSDPHLQSPVYFLLANLSIIDLVFCSSTAPKMIYDLFRKHKTISFGGCVAQIFFIHAVGGTEMVLLIVMAFDRYVAICKPLHYLTIMSPQRCILFLVISWIIGIIHSVIQLAFVVDLPFCGPNELDSFFCDLPRFIKLACIETYTLGFMVTANSGFISLASFLILIISYIFILVTVQKKSSGGIFKAFSTLSAHVTVVVLFFGPLIFFYIFPFPTSHLDKFLAIFDAVITPVLNPVIYTFRNKEMKVAMRRLWSQFVNYSKIF